The sequence below is a genomic window from Streptomyces sp. B21-105.
CGAACACCATGTTCGAGCCGATCTGGAACCGGTCGTTCGTGGACCACGTGCAGATCACCATGGCCGAGGACATCGGCATCGGCGGCCGGGCCGGCTACTACGACGGCATCGGCGCCGCCCGTGACGTCATCCAGAACCACCTCCTCCAGCTCATGGCCCTCACCGCCATGGAGGAGCCGGCATCCTTCGACGCGGACGCGCTGGCCGCGGAGAAGACCAAGGTGCTCGGCGCGGTGAAGCTGCCGAAGGACCTGGGCCGCGACACCGTGCGCGGCCAGTACGCGGCCGGCTGGCAGGGCGGCGAGAAGGCCGTCGGCTACCTCGAAGAGGACGGCATCGACCCCAAGTCGAAGACCGACACCTACGCGGCCGTCAAGCTCGGGGTGGACAACCGGCGCTGGGCGGGCGTCCCGTTCTACCTGCGCACCGGCAAGCGCCTCGGCCGGCGCGTGACCGAGATCGCGGTCGTCTTCCAGCGGGCCCCGCACTCTCCGTTCGACTCCACGGCCACCGAGGAGCTCGGCGCGAACGCCATCGTCATCCGGGTCCAGCCCGACGAGGGCATCACGGTCCGCTTCGGCTCCAAGGTGCCCGGCACCTCCATGGAGATCCGGGACGTGTCGATGGACTTCGCCTACGGCGAGTCGTTCACCGAGTCCTCGCCCGAGGCGTACGAGCGGCTGATCCTCGACGTGCTGCTGGGCGACTCGAACCTCTTCCCGCGCACCGAGGAGGTCGAGCTGTCCTGGAAGATCCTCGACCCGATCGAGCAGTACTGGGACAAGAACAGCAGGCCCGCGCAGTACCCGTCGGGCACCTGGGGGCCGGTCGAGGCCGACGAGATGCTCGCACGAGACGGACGGAGCTGGCGCCGGCCATGAAAACGGACCTCACGGACACCACTGCCAGCAAGATCAACAAGGCGCTGGTGCAGGGCCGCCGTGCGATAGGCACACCCGCCGTCGGCATGGTGCTCACCCTCGTCGTCGTCACGGACGAGGAGAACGCCTACGACGCCCTGAAGGCGGCGGGCGACGCGTCGCACGAGCACCCCTCGCGCACGCTCGTCGTCATCAAGCGCGTCTCCCGCTCCTCCCGGGGCCGCACCCAGTCCCGCCTCGACGCCGAGGTGCGCCTGGGCGCGGACGCCGGCAGCGGCGAGACGGTCATCCTCCGGCTGTACGGCGAGGTGTCCGACCACGCCCAGTCCGTCGTGCTGCCGCTGCTGCTGCCGGACGCCCCCGTGGTGGTCTGGTGGTCGGTGGACGCCCCGCGCGACCCGGCGGGCGACCCGCTGGGCGCCCTGGGACAGCGCCGGGTGACCGACAGCTACACGGCCGAGAAGCCGGTCGACGAGCTGCGTTCCCGCGCCGAGAGCTACGAGCCGGGCGACACGGACCTGGCGTGGGCCCGGATCACTCCGTGGCGTTCCATGCTGGCCGCCGCGCTCGACCAGGTCAGCTGCGAGATCGTGTCCGCCGAGGTGGCGGGCGAGGAGTCCAACCCGAGCGTCGAGCTGCTCGCCATGTGGCTCGCCGACCGACTCCATGTGCACGTCCGGCGGGCGGTCTCGGCCGGTCCCGGTCTGACCCAGGTGCGGATGGAGACCACCGGCGGCCCGATCACGCTGCACCGGTCGGACGGGGCGATGGCCACCCTGGCGCTGCCCGGCCAGCCGGACCGGGCGGTGGCGCTCAAGCGCCGGGAGACGTCCGAGCTGCTCGCGGAGGAGCTGCGCAGGCTCGACCCCGACGACACGTACGCGTCCGCCCTGCGGTTCGGCGTGGACCGGCTGGGCGGCCTGCAGTCGGCCGCCGAGCGGGTGGCGGAGCGGGCCGAGGCCGCGTCCCAGCCGCCGCCCTCCCTGCCGGTCCGCGCCGTGCCGGAACCTGCCGCCGCCGGCCGTGACTCCGCCCCGGCCGCCTCGACGGGCGCTGCTGCGGGCTCCGGTGACGCCGACCGGCCGTCTCCGGCGCAGATGCCCCCGGTCCGGAAAGCGGACCCGCAGTGAGCACGCCCCAGCTGGTCGTGCACCGCGACAAGGAGCTGATGGCGCAGGCCGCAGCGGCCCGTCTGATCACGAAGATCGTGGACGCGCAGGCCTCCCGGGGTCATGCGTCCGTGGTCCTCACCGGCGGCCGCAACGGCAACGGCCTGCTGGCCGCCCTGGCCGTCGCGCCCGCCCGCGACGCCGTCGACTGGGCGCGGCTCGACCTGTGGTGGGGCGACGAGCGGTTCCTGCCCGAGGGCGACCCGGAGCGCAACGTCACGCAGGCCCGTGAGGCCCTGCTGGACTCCGTCCCGGTGGACCCGGAGCGTGTGCACGCCATGCCCGCGTCGGACGGTCCGCACGGCGCCGACGTGGAGGCGGCCGCGGCCGCCTACGCCGAGGAGCTGGCCCGCGCGGCCGGTCCCGAGAACCACGGCGCGGTCCCGTCCTTCGACGTGCTGATGCTGGGCGTCGGCCCGGACACCCATGTGGCCTCGCTCTTCCCCGAGCTGCCGGCCGTACGGGAGACCGAGCGCACGGTGGTGGGCGTGCGCGGCGCGCCCAAGCCCCCGCCGACCCGCGTCACCCTCACCCTCCCGGCGATCCGGGCGGCCCGTGAGGTGTGGCTGCTCGCGGCCGGCGAGGACAAGGCGCAGGCCGCGGAGATCGCCCTGTCCGGAGCGGGCGAGATCCAGGCCCCGGCCGCGGGAGCCCAGGGACGCGCCCGCACCCTGTGGCTGCTGGACTCGGCGGCGGCCTCGCGGCTGCCGAGGTCCCTGTATCCGCCGGCTTCGTCGTAACGCCTTTCCCCGCCCCGCAACAGCAGTCGGCGCCGGGTCCCGTCCAGGGACCCGGCGCCGACTCGTTCGGCACTCGTTCAGCGCACCGTCAGAAGGGACGCTCCGGTCCGGGCCGCCTCACTGCCGGCCGCGCAGCTCCCGATAGGTGGCGACGAGGGCCCGGGTGGACTCGTCCAGGCCGGGCACGTCGGCGCCTTCGGTGAGGGCCGGTTCGACGCGCTTGGCGAGGACCTTGCCGAGCTCCACGCCCCACTGGTCGAAGGAGTCGATGTTCCACACCGCGCCCTGCACGAACACCTTGTGCTCGTAGAGGGCGATGAGCTGGCCGAGCACCGACGGGGTCAGTGCGCTCGCCAGGATCGTGGTCGTGGGGTGGTCGCCCTGGAACGTCTTGTGGGCGACCAGCTCCTTTGGAACCCCTTCCGCGCGGACCTCCTCGGGCGTCCTGCCGAACGCCAGCGCCTGCGTCTGCGCGAAGAAGTTCGCCATCAACAGGTCGTGCTGGGCCGCCAGTTCGCCGCCCAGCTCGTCGACGGGCCGGGCGAAGCCGATGAAGTCCGCCGGGATGAGCTTCGTGCCCTGGTGGATCAACTGGTAGTAGGCGTGCTGCCCGTTGGTGCCGGGCGTGCCCCACACCACCGGCCCGGTCTGCCAGCTCACGGGCCGGCCCTCGCGGTCCACCGACTTGCCGTTGGACTCCATGTCCAGCTGCTGGAGATAGGCGGCGAACTTCGACAGATAGTGGCTGTAGGGCAGCACCGCGTGCGACTGGGCGTCGTGGAAGTTGCCGTACCAGACGCCCAGCAGGCCCAGGATCAGCGGGGCGTTCGACTCGGCAGGCGCGGTGCGGAAGTGCTCGTCGACGAGGTGGAACCCGTCGAGCAGCTCACGGAACCGGTCCGGGCCGACGGCGATCATCAG
It includes:
- the zwf gene encoding glucose-6-phosphate dehydrogenase, with product MSSSNPLRDPADRRLPRIAGPSGLVIFGVTGDLSRKKLMPAVYDLANRGLLPPGFSLVGFARREWEHEDFAQEVHDAVKEHARTPFREEVWQQLVQGMRFVQGTFDDDDAFDRLRATIDELDRAQGTGGNFAFYLSVPPRSFPVVIKQLKKHGLADQQNGSWRRAVIEKPFGHDLASAEELNKVVHEVFGSDQVFRIDHYLGKETVQNILALRFANTMFEPIWNRSFVDHVQITMAEDIGIGGRAGYYDGIGAARDVIQNHLLQLMALTAMEEPASFDADALAAEKTKVLGAVKLPKDLGRDTVRGQYAAGWQGGEKAVGYLEEDGIDPKSKTDTYAAVKLGVDNRRWAGVPFYLRTGKRLGRRVTEIAVVFQRAPHSPFDSTATEELGANAIVIRVQPDEGITVRFGSKVPGTSMEIRDVSMDFAYGESFTESSPEAYERLILDVLLGDSNLFPRTEEVELSWKILDPIEQYWDKNSRPAQYPSGTWGPVEADEMLARDGRSWRRP
- the opcA gene encoding glucose-6-phosphate dehydrogenase assembly protein OpcA, with amino-acid sequence MKTDLTDTTASKINKALVQGRRAIGTPAVGMVLTLVVVTDEENAYDALKAAGDASHEHPSRTLVVIKRVSRSSRGRTQSRLDAEVRLGADAGSGETVILRLYGEVSDHAQSVVLPLLLPDAPVVVWWSVDAPRDPAGDPLGALGQRRVTDSYTAEKPVDELRSRAESYEPGDTDLAWARITPWRSMLAAALDQVSCEIVSAEVAGEESNPSVELLAMWLADRLHVHVRRAVSAGPGLTQVRMETTGGPITLHRSDGAMATLALPGQPDRAVALKRRETSELLAEELRRLDPDDTYASALRFGVDRLGGLQSAAERVAERAEAASQPPPSLPVRAVPEPAAAGRDSAPAASTGAAAGSGDADRPSPAQMPPVRKADPQ
- the pgl gene encoding 6-phosphogluconolactonase — protein: MSTPQLVVHRDKELMAQAAAARLITKIVDAQASRGHASVVLTGGRNGNGLLAALAVAPARDAVDWARLDLWWGDERFLPEGDPERNVTQAREALLDSVPVDPERVHAMPASDGPHGADVEAAAAAYAEELARAAGPENHGAVPSFDVLMLGVGPDTHVASLFPELPAVRETERTVVGVRGAPKPPPTRVTLTLPAIRAAREVWLLAAGEDKAQAAEIALSGAGEIQAPAAGAQGRARTLWLLDSAAASRLPRSLYPPASS